The following proteins are co-located in the Anas platyrhynchos isolate ZD024472 breed Pekin duck chromosome 1, IASCAAS_PekinDuck_T2T, whole genome shotgun sequence genome:
- the RHOG gene encoding rho-related GTP-binding protein RhoG produces MQSIKCVVVGDGAVGKTCLLICYTTNAFPKEYIPTVFDNYSAQNTVDGRTINLNLWDTAGQEEYDRLRTLSYPQTNVFIICFSIASPPSYENVKHKWYPEVCHHCPSVPILLVGTKKDLRNNPETMKKLKEQNQAPITTQQGISLSKQIHAVKYLECSALNQEGIKDVFTEAVRAVLNPTPAKPKKPCVLL; encoded by the coding sequence ATGCAGAGCATCAAGTGCGTGGTGGTGGGCGACGGGGCGGTGGGGAAGACCTGCCTCCTCATCTGCTACACCACCAACGCCTTCCCCAAGGAGTACATCCCCACCGTCTTCGACAACTACAGCGCCCAGAACACGGTGGACGGCAGGACTATTAACTTAAACCTCTGGGACACGGCCGGCCAGGAGGAGTACGACCGCCTGCGGACGCTTTCCTACCCCCAGACCAACGTCTTCATCATCTGCTTCTCCATCGCCAGCCCGCCCTCCTACGAGAACGTCAAGCACAAGTGGTACCCCGAGGTGTGCCACCACTGCCCCAGCGTGCCCATCCTCCTGGTGGGCACCAAGAAGGATCTGAGGAACAACCCCGAGACCATGAAGAAGCTCAAGGAGCAGAACCAGGCGCCCATCACCACCCAGCAGGGGATCAGCCTCTCCAAGCAGATCCACGCCGTCAAGTACCTGGAGTGCTCCGCGCTCAACCAGGAGGGCATCAAGGATGTCTTCACGGAGGCGGTGCGCGCCGTGCTCAACCCCACCCCGGCCAAGCCCAAGAAGCCCTGCGTCCTCTTGTGA